One part of the Solanum dulcamara chromosome 3, daSolDulc1.2, whole genome shotgun sequence genome encodes these proteins:
- the LOC129882452 gene encoding CASP-like protein 4B1, whose translation MSDPNNHLPTPTAPPCTVDTESQTPATGATERKTPVAGTGVRHIIERWKREDMLKKSSFGLRCIGLLFSLLAFIIMASNKHGDGRDFDKYQEYRYVLAIAILSTLYTGLLVLIQVYQLSTNKEIFSRKNLALLEFFGDQLMAYLLLSAASSAVPLTNRMRENNGNIFTDSSASAIGMEFVAFLAMAVSAIISGYKLSK comes from the exons ATGTCAGATCCAAACAATCATTTACCAACACCAACAGCACCTCCGTGCACTGTAGACACGGAGAGCCAGACTCCAGCCACCGGAGCTACGGAGAGAAAGACTCCGGTGGCTGGCACAGGGGTCAGACACATAATCGAGAGATGGAAGAGAGAAGATATGTTGAAGAAGAGTTCTTTCGGTTTACGTTGTATTGGTTTGCTTTTCTCATTGCTTGCTTTCATAATAATGGCTAGCAACAAGCATGGTGATGGGAGAGATTTTGATAAATATCAAGAATATAG gtatgtgcTAGCTATAGCAATTCTGTCCACATTGTATACAGGATTACTTGTGCTGATACAAGTTTACCAACTTTCAACCAACAAGGAAATATTTTCACGCAAGAATTTAGCTTTgcttgaattttttggtgatcaG TTGATGGCGTACTTGTTACTATCAGCTGCTTCATCTGCAGTACCACTGACAAACAGGATGAGAGAAAATAATGGCAACATATTCACAGATTCTTCAGCATCAGCAATTGGCATGGAGTTTGTGGCATTTCTAGCTATGGCAGTGTCAGCTATCATTTCTGGATATAAACTTTCCAAATAA
- the LOC129882451 gene encoding probable WRKY transcription factor 33: protein MASSGGNMNTFMNSFNSFSSSQFMTSSFSDLLSDNNNNDNKNWGFIDERIMNKDEIPKFKSFPPSSLPMISSSSPASPSSYLAFPHSLSPSMLLDSPVLFNNSNTLPSPTTGSFGNLNSKVDNSRNSDFSFQSRPATSSSIFQSSAPRNSLENIMTRQQQTTEFSTAKAGVKSEVAPIQSFSQESMHNNPAPAPVHYCQPSQYVKEQKAEDGYNWRKYGQKQVKGSDNPRSYYKCTFPNCPTKKKVERNLDGHITEIVYKGGHNHAKPQSTRRSSQSIQNLSYSNLDITNQPNAFLENAQRDSFAVTDNSSASFGDEDVDQGSPISKSGENDENEPDAKRWKGDNENEVISSASRTVREPRIVVQTTSDIDILDDGYRWRKYGQKVVKGNPNPRSYYKCTFTGCPVRKHVERASHDLRAVITTYEGKHNHDVPAARGSGSYAMNKPPSGSNNNNMPVVPRPTVLANHSNQGMNFNETFFNSTQIQPPITLQMLQSSGSSSYSGFGNSSGSYMNQMQPTNNSKPIRKEEPKDDLFFSSFLN from the exons ATGGCTTCTTCAGGGGGAAATATGAACACTTTTATGAATTCATTTAACTCTTTTTCATCTTCCCAATTTATGACTTCTTCTTTTAGTGACCTTCTTtctgataataataataatgataataagaaTTGGGGATTTATTGATGAGAGAATTATGAACAAAGATGAGATACCAAAGTTCAAGTCTTTTCCACCATCTTCTTTGCCAATGATATCGTCTTCATCACCAGCTTCTCCTTCTTCTTATCTTGCTTTTCCTCATTCTTTAAGTCCTTCTATGCTTTTGGACTCACCAGTTTTGTTTAACAATTCCAAT ACTCTTCCATCACCGACTACAGGGAGTTTTGGTAATTTGAATTCCAAGGTGGATAACTCAAGGAATTCTGATTTCTCTTTCCAAAGTAGGCCTGCTACTTCATCATCCATCTTTCAATCCTCTGCTCCAAGAAACTCATTG GAAAACATAATGACAAGGCAACAACAGACAACTGAATTCTCCACAGCAAAAGCTGGGGTGAAATCAGAAGTGGCTCCAATTCAAAGCTTCTCCCAAGAGAGCATGCATAATAATCCTGCTCCTGCTCCGGTGCATTACTGTCAGCCATCTCAATATGTTAAAGAACAGAAGGCAGAAGATGGATATAATTGGAGGAAATACGGGCAAAAGCAAGTGAAGGGAAGTGATAATCCGCGAAGCTATTACAAGTGCACATTTCCGAATTGTCCTACAAAGAAGAAGGTTGAAAGGAACTTGGATGGACACATTACTGAGATAGTTTATAAGGGGGGCCATAATCATGCAAAGCCTCAATCCACCAGAAGATCTTCACAATCGATTCAAAACCTTTCTTACTCCAACTTGGATATAACAAATCAACCAAACGCGTTTCTTGAAAATGCTCAAAGAGACTCCTTCGCCGTCACAGACAATTCTTCAGCTTCTTTtggagatgaggatgttgatCAAGGGTCTCCTATCAGTAAGTCAggagaaaatgatgaaaatgaacCCGACGCAAAGAGATG GAAGGGTGACAATGAAAACGAGGTCATATCATCTGCAAGTAGAACAGTACGCGAACCTAGAATCGTAGTTCAAACCACAAGCGACATTGATATTCTTGATGATGGTTATAGATGGAGAAAATATGGACAAAAAGTTGTCAAAGGAAACCCGAACCCAAG GAGCTACTACAAATGCACATTTACTGGATGTCCGGTTAGGAAGCATGTGGAACGAGCATCTCATGATCTAAGAGCAGTTATCACAACTTATGAAGGAAAACACAACCATGATGTTCCTGCAGCACGTGGTAGTGGTAGCTATGCTATGAATAAACCTCCATCtggcagcaacaacaacaacatgccaGTAGTTCCAAGGCCTACAGTGTTGGCTAACCATTCTAATCAGGGAATGAATTTTAACGAAACATTTTTTAACTCAACACAGATCCAACCACCAATCACCCTGCAGATGCTACAGAGCTCTGGAAGTTCAAGTTATTCAGGATTTGGAAACTCATCGGGATCTTATATGAATCAAATGCAGCCCACGAACAATTCCAAGCcaataagaaaagaagaaccTAAAGATGATTTATTCTTCAGCTCTTTCCTTAACTGA